One Desulfomicrobium apsheronum genomic window, GGACGGGGCCAACATCGAGATCAGGGAGGTGGTGGGGGAGGACAACTTCTTCCTCTTCGGACACACAGAAGAGGACGTGCACCGTCTGCATTCCGGGGGCTATGATCCCGTGCAGATCTACGAAAGCAATATCGAACTCAAGAAGGCGCTGGACATGATCTCCACCGGATTCTTCTCGCCGGAGGCGCCGGGCCTGTTCAGACCCATTGTCGATTCGCTCCTGGCTCACGGCGATTATTATCTGGTCCTGGCCGATTACGCGAAATACGTGGCAGAGCAGGCCAGGGTCTCGAAATGCTACGAGGACCCTGCCCTGTGGACGCGCATGTCCATCCTGAATACCGCCAACATGGGCAAGTTCTCCAGCGACCGCTCCATCATGGAGTACGCGCGGAACATCTGGAAGGTTTCGCCCCTGACATAAACTCCGGCTCGTCAGGCGCCTTGGCCGATCTCCAGAATGGAGGAAGCCCAGGCGCCTGCCTCGCGATGCAGTCGCCGCATTGTTTCCCGCTCAAGGTTCAGGTCCATGAGGATCCTGTCCGGAGCATTTTCTCCCTGGTCCTCGAACGCGAGCATGAGCGTGAGCAGCGGCATGTATTCCGTGGTGCTCTCGCCGCGCAGGGCCTTTTTCTGCGCGTCGTTCAGGGGCAGAAAGGCCAGGGCGTCGGCCATGGGGATTCCGAGGATGGCGTCGAGCAGTGAAAACATGCCCAGCAGAAACATCTCGTCGGGCTTGAAGTCCCAGTAGTCGTGACCGGCCACGGTCTGTTCCAGGAATTTTCCCCGCCGCAGCGAAAGATGCAAAAGTTCGGTCTGTTCCTCGCCCTGCGCGATGTCCGCCAGCAGCACGGCGCGCAGCCAGTTGCGCACGTTGATCCAGCCCAGAAGCGTGATGGCCTGGCGGATGGAGTCGATCTTGCGCATGAACCCGAAAGTCGGGGAGTTGAGATAGGTGAGCAGTCGGTAGGAGAGGCTCACGTCGGCCTGGATGGTCCGGGCCAGCTGGTCCAGATCGGGCGACTCGGCTTCGATGATGCGCAGAATCTGCAGACGCGAATTCTGGTGCGAGGACAGCTTCTTGCCCGGAATGATCTCTGCGGTCTTGAAGAAGCGCCCCTGGAAAAGGGAGATGCCCAGGCTTTGCAGCCGTTCGACTTCCTCGCGGGTGGTCACGTTGCGCACGATCACGGTCTTGGCGACCAGGGGGATTTTCGCAAGCTCTTCGGCCATGTCCGGCGTGCCAAGACAGATCACGTCGGCCAGTTCCATGAGAGGGGGCAGGGGGGTGACCCCGGCATTCCATTCCAGGGCGATGGTGTGCCCGTCCGCTGCCATCTGTTTCAGCGCCGGGAGCAGGTCCGGGTCGTTTTGAAAATCCGGGCTGATCAGGATGGCGGAGGACTGAGCCGGAAAGGCGTACGGAATCTGGTTTTGCAATTGCTCCCGGGTGTAGGAGAGGAGCATTTTCTTGTTGCGGGCCAGTATGGTGTTCAGGCCGATGTAATCACCGGCAATGACTGCGGCCCCTACATTGACCCGCTCAGGGTCCAAAGGCTGGTCCGGGACAATGCTCGCGGTGGCCTGGATCTCGTATCCCCACACTGTCTTGGCGGCGGTGAAGATCGGATATCGAGACAGAAGATGAAGGTTCGTGGCGCTGAGAACGGCTGCGGGCATTGGTGGCTCCGGGTTGGAATTGAGGACTGCCCTGAAACTAGCAGAACACTGCGCAATTTTGAACTCTTATTTGCCTGGTTTAAATCCGTGTTGACATTTATGTACATGATTCGTGTGAGGCGGACGTCACGAATTGCTTTGTCCCGGCAGCCATCCGCGCCATGCAAGGCAGGGTGCGCCATGCCCGGTGATGGCAGCATGGCGGGCTGTTTTGCAAAATTGTAATTTAATTCCGGATTAATTCCGGTTTGCCGGGATTGCATATTTCAAAAATGTAATCTATTTACTTCCGAAATTCATGGTGCTTATATATTTCAACATGTTGCGCTAATGGCATCTGAATTGCTTTATGCCTTGCAATTGTAATCACGGATCAAAGTAGCAATAAAAGCATACATCAACTTGTCCTGGAGGATATCATGAACGGACTCACGGCCCGCAGGGACGCCATCAAGGCAATCACCGACTACAAACCCATGCATGCGCCCCTGAATTTCAACGAAACTTCCCTGACGGAAATGTTTGGAAGCAACGTGTTCAACGACAAGGTCATGCGTGAACGCCTGCCGAAAACCGTCTACAAATCCCTGAAGAAGACCATCGAGCTGGGCGAGAAGCTTGACGCGTCCGTGGCCGATGTCGTGGCCAACGCCATGAAGGATTGGGCCATCGAGAAGGGCGCCACTCATTTTACCCACGTCTTCTATCCCCTGACCGGCCTCACCGCCGAGAAGCACGACTCCTTCCTGACCCCCGACGGAATGGGCGGAGCAGTGGCCGAATTCAGCGGCAAGATGCTCATCCAGGGCGAGCCCGATGCCTCCAGCTTTCCTTCCGGCGGTCTGCGCGCCACCTTCGAAGCACGCGGCTACACTGCCTGGGACGTGACCAGCCCGGCCTATATCCTTGAGAACCCCAACGGGACCTTCCTGTGCATCCCCACGGCTTTTGTGTCCTGGACCGGCGAGGCACTGGACAAGAAAACTCCGCTGCTGCGTTCCATGCAGGCCCTGAACAAGCAGGCCAAGCGCGTGCTGAAGCTGTTCGGCGTCGAGACCAAGCTGCCCCTGACCAGCTACGCCGGGCCCGAGCAGGAATATTTCCTCATCGACCGCAATTTCATCTTCGCGCGTCCCGATCTGCTCATCGCCGGCCGTAGTCTCTTCGGCGCCAAGCCGCCCAAGGGCCAGGAGTTCGAGGACCAGTATTTCGGAGTGACCCCGCGCCGCGTCATGTCCTTCATGATGGAAGTGGACCGCGAACTGTTCAAGCTCGGCGTGCCGGTCAAGACCCGTCACAACGAGGTGGCTCCCAGCCAGTTCGAGATCGCGCCCATCTACGAGCAGGGCAACTTGGCTACGGACCACAATCAGCTGGTCATGACCGTGCTGCGCAGCGTGGCCAAGCGTTACGGCATGGTCTGCCTGCTGCATGAGAAGCCCTTTGCCGGCATCAACGGCTCGGGCAAGCACCTCAATTATTCCATCGGCAACGATGAAGTCGGCTGCCTCTTCGATCCCGGCGACACGCCGCATGAAAACGCCCAGTTCCTGGTCTTCTGCGCCGCCGCCATCCGCGCCGTGCACAAGTACGGTCCGCTGCTGCGCGCCACCGTGGCCAGCGCCTCCAACGATCATCGTCTCGGCGCCAACGAGGCCCCGCCGGCCATCATGTCCGTGTATCTCGGCGAGCAGCTGACCGACGTCTTCGAGCAGTTCAAGAAGGGCGAGGTCAAGAGCTCCAAGAAGAAGAGCGTCATGAACATCGGCGTGGATACGTTGCCGCCCCTGCCCATGGATCCGGGCGACCGCAACCGCACCAGCCCCTTCGCCTTCACCGGCAACCGCTTCGAATTCCGCGCCGTGGGTTCCTCCATGTCCATCGCCGGCTCGCAGGTGGCCCTGAACACCATGATGTCCGAGTCCCTGGACTACGTCGCCACCGAGCTCGAAAATGCCACCGGCGGCAAGAAGGCCAAGCTCAATGAAGCCGTGCAGAATCTTTTGCAGAAGATCATGGTCGATCACGATCAGGTCATTTTCAACGGCGACGGATATTCCGACGAATGGCATCAGGAAGCCGAAAAGCGCGGCCTGGCCAACCTGAAGGCCACCCCCGACGCCCTGCCCATGCTGTCCATCCCCTCGACCATCGAGCTCTTCACCAAGTACGGCGTGCTGACCGAAGCCGAACTGCGCTCCCGAGAAGAGATCTACCTGGAGCAGTACTGCAAGACCATCGAGACCGAAGCCAATCTGATGCTGCGCATGTCCAAGACCGTCATCTTCCCGGCTTCCTTCCGCTATCAGAGCGAACTGGCCACGGCCTGCGCCAACCTCCAGGCCATCGGCAAGGAATTCGGCACAACCACGCTGGATCAGCTGACCGCCAACCTGCGCGGCATGCAGAAGGTCACCTACGAACTTGAGGCATTGCTTGAAGGCGACAAGGGCAACTCCACCCTGGAGCACGCCAACTACTTCTACAAGACCATCCTGCCCGCCATGGGCGAGGTCAGAAAGCATGCCGACCTTCTGGAAACGATCGTCGCGGACGATCTGTGGACGCTGCCCAGCTACCAGGAGATGCTCTTCATCCGTTAACCATTTTTCCGCCCGAACCGGCCTGTCGAAGCGCATCCTCCCCTCGCCAGGTCTTTGCCGAACACCGGCCGGTTCACGGAATCTCTTCAGGCTGCCTCCGGGCAGCCTTTTTTCGTTGTGTTGACGCCGGGCGCACGTGTGTCTAGATATCTGTGGCGTCTTTGCACCGAGCACGTGAGAACCCCCATGGAAATTTTTCGCAGATGGATGAGTGCCGTTTTTTCCGACACGCAACTCGTCATCCTTTTTCTGGTGCTGGTCGTCAGCGGGGCAATTGTCCTCTCCGTAGGCAATCTGCTGGCTCCTGTCATCGCCAGCGTGGTCATCTCCTTTCTTCTGGAAGGGCTGGTGCGTTTTCTGGTCGGCTTCCGCTGGCCGCGCATGCTGGCCGTGGTGCTGGTTTTCGGGTTGTTCATGCTTTTTCTGGCGGTGATGATCCTGGCGCTGGTGCCGCTTTTGGTGTCCCAGATCACGGATCTCATCGACAACATTCCCTGGATCGTTTCCAAGGCCCAGAACGCCCTCGTGCATCTGCCCCGGCAGTATCCGATCCTGACCGAGGCCCAGGTGCAGACCGTGGTCGACTCCCTGACCGCCCAGTTTTCCCAGTACGGGCAGCAGGTCCTGGCTTTTTCGTTGTCCTCCGTGCGCTCCGTCTTTTCCTTCGTGGTCTACATGGTGCTCATGCCGATCATGGTCTTCTTCTTTCTGAAGGATAAGGAAGTGATCCTTGATTGGCTGTGCGGCTTTCTGCCTCAGGACCACACCCTGGCCAGCACGGTCTGGATGGACGTCAAGATGCAGGCCGGAAACTACGTGCGTGGCC contains:
- a CDS encoding EAL and HDOD domain-containing protein, with translation MPAAVLSATNLHLLSRYPIFTAAKTVWGYEIQATASIVPDQPLDPERVNVGAAVIAGDYIGLNTILARNKKMLLSYTREQLQNQIPYAFPAQSSAILISPDFQNDPDLLPALKQMAADGHTIALEWNAGVTPLPPLMELADVICLGTPDMAEELAKIPLVAKTVIVRNVTTREEVERLQSLGISLFQGRFFKTAEIIPGKKLSSHQNSRLQILRIIEAESPDLDQLARTIQADVSLSYRLLTYLNSPTFGFMRKIDSIRQAITLLGWINVRNWLRAVLLADIAQGEEQTELLHLSLRRGKFLEQTVAGHDYWDFKPDEMFLLGMFSLLDAILGIPMADALAFLPLNDAQKKALRGESTTEYMPLLTLMLAFEDQGENAPDRILMDLNLERETMRRLHREAGAWASSILEIGQGA
- a CDS encoding glutamine synthetase III translates to MNGLTARRDAIKAITDYKPMHAPLNFNETSLTEMFGSNVFNDKVMRERLPKTVYKSLKKTIELGEKLDASVADVVANAMKDWAIEKGATHFTHVFYPLTGLTAEKHDSFLTPDGMGGAVAEFSGKMLIQGEPDASSFPSGGLRATFEARGYTAWDVTSPAYILENPNGTFLCIPTAFVSWTGEALDKKTPLLRSMQALNKQAKRVLKLFGVETKLPLTSYAGPEQEYFLIDRNFIFARPDLLIAGRSLFGAKPPKGQEFEDQYFGVTPRRVMSFMMEVDRELFKLGVPVKTRHNEVAPSQFEIAPIYEQGNLATDHNQLVMTVLRSVAKRYGMVCLLHEKPFAGINGSGKHLNYSIGNDEVGCLFDPGDTPHENAQFLVFCAAAIRAVHKYGPLLRATVASASNDHRLGANEAPPAIMSVYLGEQLTDVFEQFKKGEVKSSKKKSVMNIGVDTLPPLPMDPGDRNRTSPFAFTGNRFEFRAVGSSMSIAGSQVALNTMMSESLDYVATELENATGGKKAKLNEAVQNLLQKIMVDHDQVIFNGDGYSDEWHQEAEKRGLANLKATPDALPMLSIPSTIELFTKYGVLTEAELRSREEIYLEQYCKTIETEANLMLRMSKTVIFPASFRYQSELATACANLQAIGKEFGTTTLDQLTANLRGMQKVTYELEALLEGDKGNSTLEHANYFYKTILPAMGEVRKHADLLETIVADDLWTLPSYQEMLFIR
- a CDS encoding AI-2E family transporter, with protein sequence MEIFRRWMSAVFSDTQLVILFLVLVVSGAIVLSVGNLLAPVIASVVISFLLEGLVRFLVGFRWPRMLAVVLVFGLFMLFLAVMILALVPLLVSQITDLIDNIPWIVSKAQNALVHLPRQYPILTEAQVQTVVDSLTAQFSQYGQQVLAFSLSSVRSVFSFVVYMVLMPIMVFFFLKDKEVILDWLCGFLPQDHTLASTVWMDVKMQAGNYVRGRIWEIFIVWIATYACFLFFGLDYAMLLSLLVGLSVIIPYIGAVVVTVPVVIIAYIQWGLDAHFTWAMIVYFAIQLLDANLLVPLLLSGAVNLHPIASITAILIFGGIWGFWGVFFAIPLASLVQSVLGVWKMRRGCLVVES